From the genome of Pseudoliparis swirei isolate HS2019 ecotype Mariana Trench chromosome 1, NWPU_hadal_v1, whole genome shotgun sequence:
ATGTAGaataagtagaagaagaagaagaaaaagagtcgTCGTCATAAGTCATCCTCCATATTGAATACTATAATAACTGTATTTATATCGTTCTTACCACAATTGTATTTCCATTTCCTCCGGGCTGCTTGTCGAATGTTTCTAGTATTTTCTTTGATTAGAGACGCGGTGACGGGGAGTTTTCACCTGTTCAATCCTGCTTTCAATCATAAttctgcttttattttctcGCATTACATTTCTTAAAAGCAGATATATTCATTATCTctcaatgaaaaataaatgattcatTGTTTCATAAGTCACGagtatgtataataatatacaagTTTCCCACTTTGGTTCACAGGCTGTTTATTAACGACATGATTATGTAAATAAGTGACGTCACCTGGTGGTTCCTCACCCTTCAGAGTGGAAGTGTGCCTGATTGTATTTGTATGcatcgccctctggtggcgacAGTCGGTATGTGTTATGGGTTGTGACGCTCAGGGAATCCCCAATAAACTATAATTCAGCTTAAAAATAGAGATTTGAGAAATATGCTGCAGAAGAAGACAGAGAAAAGCCACAATGCTGTTCGTCACTTATTGTATCATTTTATTTCCTAAAATACTGGATACCATCACAGTTTACAACAGATTTAAATACACagcaaaataaattaatttcatACAATTAAATACGAGGACCGTTTTCTCATCGTCGTCTTCCTCCGACTACACCTTCAAATCAaccatatttaaaaatatatcataaatacacaaaaagatccacaaaacacaaaaattgTTTTAAGTACAAAGAATACTTTGTGTTTCAAGTCAaaactcctttaaaaaaaggaaacaaacagctgtttgtagaacatgaagaggtgtgtgtttgtcatttaccagtttcacacacacactaaacaggtcgctgtgttcacacacacacaacaacacactccAGGAGACGTTCGACTACACAATGAATCCAGAACGACTACAAATATAAACAAggaacataaaataaataaataaaaagccacCGTTGGTTACCGAGTCGATTGATGATAAATCCTGAAAAGAAAACCTGAACCGTCGTCTTTGTTGCTGCATCCAGAAACAATTAAGCAataaaatcaatcaataaataGATCAATAGTCATGATTGTAACACtccaatatatactgtatagttCAAGGTTTATCTGTGATTACTTCCACTATTTACATCAGCACAATatacagtgaacacacacacacacacacacacacagcgtgcatgaaggtctcacacacacacacacacacacattgtgtgtatgttaatatattacattttatttgggcGTGTGCATCTCAAGGGGAGGACGGTTTTAATTTAAGGGTCAGACGTGATTTTGCGTGTTTTAAACGTTGCTACTGTTCCAAAAGTCTTCCATATAAAGGACTGAACCATTTCATACCTCACAGTCTGCATGTAATGTTACACCACCCACGAGTACATGAGGGTGCAGAGGAGCAGGGACTCTCACCACTAAGGAAGTCTTATTAGTAGTCTTCTTTCGCGGTGCGTTCAAGGACATATTCTGACAGAATAATAGTCTAATATCTTTGGGCCACAGAAGTTTAGCGTGGGGTCATTCTCTAGGTTATATGTCGCCGTCAGAACAGGaatgggttgttgttgtttttgttgtcagGGAGCAACAGCGGGTCGAGGGGGACTCCCCCCACGGCCCGTGGAGTGGATCCTCCCAAAGGAGCCACGCCTGCAAAGAAACCGGACTGACCCATTCCCATGAGGAGGGGGTCCGTCAGAGGAATCCCCACCGGAGAGCCGGACTGACCCATTCCCCATCCTCCAAAGGAGGGGTTCATGCTCAGTCCCATTTGTGGACTCCCTCCCATAGGAACCAATCGCGCCATTCCAGTTCCTGAACTCGGGGGAGCCGCCTGAAGCTCGTTTAAGCCGAACCGAGAAGCCCCCGAAGGCGGAAATAATGGAGGTTCACTCCCAAAAGACGGAGGCGGAGCCCCGGCGGAGGGCGCGAGGGTGGAACCAAACGGAGGTCGACACGGGGCCGACGTTTCGGGAAGGGCTTGCCCCGAGACGGACGATCTGACCACGGGGCCAGATGTCATGCCCCGGGATTTGAAAGCGCCTGGGAAAATTTAGGAGGAGTAACAGGAGagtgaaggggggaggggggaggttaAAGTATTCCAGCAAAGAGAAAATGCaccacagcagagagagagagagagagagagagagagagagaggggtgagaagAGGTCAATATCTGCTGGTTAATATACACTAGCTTCTATACTAGCGACTATAATAGGTCCctaatgctcacacacacacacacacacacacatctatacagCGAGAACACCGGGGTGGGGTGAATAGGATAAACACAGGATCACAGTTAGCCTTTCCATACAAACCTATTGATAAATAAGTCTCCGCCCCCTCTCCCTCTGGACCAATCTTCAGTGAATTACAGATATTGTTTTAGTATCTCGGTGATTCTTCAATCTTTTGAAGATgatcatccatccctccatccatccctccatccatccattcatccatccattcgaCTCGAGcgcaccaccacacacacaaaaatccccCCACGGAGCCtttgggaaaagaaaaaaaacgcgtTCGTCACCCAGAGCGAAGAAGCGACTTCCTCTCCGTCCTTACCGATGGCTCGCGTCTGGGCGACGAGCGcggcggcgggggaggggcggcgTTTGGGTTTGGAAGAAAACAGATCGTCCAAGTCAACGAGCGACGCCCCGGCCGAGCCCAGAAACGAAGCGGTCTTTGCGTACGCCTCCTGCGCGGTTTGCTTTCCTGCAATACAATAAAAGGTCCAGTTCTGCTCTAAAAGGTGTTTTCTTTAGGGAGCaggtcagggaggaagagagagagagggagcaaagCGGAAGAGAAGTTTAATTGATTAGGATCGTTAGCCAGCTGCTGACCGATGGATGGGGGGGTGAAATGGAAAAGATGGAAGAGTAACGGAAACATGAGAAAGAGGAACCCGGCACACAAAGAGTTAAGTTGTTAGAGTTGCCATTCAATGTCTTCTATGGATTAAAAACAAGCATTTTTGCAAACTATCCAGAGGAAGAAATTAGTCGATATAATCAGAGTGGGTCATTTTATTGCCGAGTACCAAGCAAGAcaatgatgtttttttaaatgtgccatGTGAAATGTGATGGATCACCGAGAACGAGCCTTTAGAAGTGCGACTTACCCGTCCCCTGGCTCGGCGCACCCCAAGGATCACTTTTTTTAGATGCTCCGTCTCCAAAGGGGTCACGAGATGGGGTGGAGTCTAACGGTGGAGCAGGGGAACCCCACGCATCATCTGTGCCAGCTGGAGCTGCAGCTTGACAGGGAAATAGAgcagaaatgttttttaaaaaagaacaaatctCTAACATACAGATATGATCGTGAACCTCAAGGTTAAGAAGCATCTATTCATTGGTTTCTGACCTGGAGCTCCCCACGCGTCATCGTCCAGTTTGGATGCATCTCCAAATGTCCCCCCGTCCCCCCAGAGGTCTCCGCCCTTGGTTTCCCCTTGAGCAGACGGCGCCCCCCAGAGGTCGGACGCGTCAGTGCGTGTAGAGCCAGCAGGGGCTCCCCACGCATCTGCACTGCCTTGAGGCGAGCTCACCGGAGGGGCATTGAAGGGGTCGGAGGCATCATCTTTTGGTGGACTGGACGGCGCCGTGAATGGATCCTCTTTAGGGGGTGTCGTTGGTGCAGCAAATGGGTCCTCTTTTGTGGGTTTGGATGGTGCCGAGAAAGGATCCTCCTTGGGTGGTGTTGATGCAGCAGGGAAGGGATCATCTTTAGGTGACACTAGTGCTGCGAATGAGTCTTCTTTTGGGGGTGTTGATGCTGGTGCAGTAAAGGGATCATCTTTTGGGCTACCGAATGGATCACCCTTTGGGGTATTGAAGGAATCATCCTTGGGGGCATTGAAGGGATCACCTTTCTGGGCGTTGAAGGGATCATCTTTGGGGGCATTGAAGGGATCATTCTTGGGGGCATTGAAGGGATCATCTTTGGGGGCATTGAAGGGATAATTCTTGGGGGCATTGAAGGGCTCATTCTTGGGGGCATTGAACGGATCATTCTTGGGGGCATTGAAGGGATCATTTGTCTGGGCGTTGAAGGGATCCCCTTTCTGGGCATTGAAGGAGTCATCCTTTGGGTCGTTGAAGGGATCTGGTTTAACTATTGGAGCAGCAAATGGATCTTCCTTGTCTTTGGGTGCATTGAAGGGGTCTGAACTGTCTTTCGGGGCGTTGAAGGGGTTGTCTTTTGCAGTAAATGGATCTTCTCCCTTCTTTGGTGCAGCAAATGAATCTTCGTCAGTAGTTGGAGCCCCCCAAGAATCACCACTGGCTGCTGCATCAGTTGCGTCAGGCTTTGTGGGTATGCCCCATGGATCTGGGGCTTCTTTAGGTTCTTGCGGGGCTCCCCATGCATGCgatttctccttctcttccttctcctcttcctcctttgctTTCGCCCCTCCCCAAGCACCTCCTTTACCGTCATTGTCTTTGCCGGCATCCTCCCATTGCAGCTCGTCGTCACTCATCTTGGCCTAGGATATTACAATTAGAGAGATGAACTCTTAAAAGTGGCTTCAGGAGAGGCGTTACTCAACCGGTCCTGTTGACACATGAGATCTAACCGATTCGTTCAAGCCGAGTATTCGATTGCAATTGGTATTGGCTAAACGGTCGGTAATCTAATTTCAGAAGGATCCATTCTTTGACTGAAATGTGTCGTAGGAAAAATGTTAACAGATGTTTCTCCTATTTCTGAAATGCTTAGAAGATTAACCTGACTCTGTGGGGTCATGGGAAGAGGTCACGGACAATGACCTAGAGTCTTATTCCTGGACAGGTCAAACACAATCAATTACGCAGGGGTTTGGACTGGAAGTAGCCTTTGGAGGTCTCCGACTTCCCCCGGAGAGGAAACAGATGGATTTTGGGAATGCAGGTGTCTCTGAAATCGTATAAAGGATGGGGTCTTGCACTGAGTAggcagcagttatttctgacgGTCTTGAGAGAAGGCTCAGGGATTCTGACCATGGCATGgcaaccatgcttaaactacttttgatttctcacaaggtaaaggaacactaaTTTCCACCACAAAATGTATCCTTCACAACCCGTATTATAGACCGTTTGGTTTGGTGAGACTTTAGAAACCACGTTGATATAACTACTATGTTTTGAggcctgtccacctgtccacctgctccacacacctcctcctctccgcctttCTTCTCAGCTTCAGCTCTGCTTCTTCCTCTTTGCGGCGAAGCGAATGCTGAGGCCAAGTCGGCCACCGACGGTATGTTGTCCAATGACGGAAGCCCTCCGGCCCCGACGACGTAGCAGGGCTTGTAGTTGGGATCCTTGATGGCGTCGGCGGATGAGACTTGTTGGAAGGAATGGAAATAGATTTTAAATGTGAGACACAGAAATTAAGTGAATTATACTCCAACTGGTGTTTAGCAGTGGTAGTTGAACGGCTCACCGGCAGAACCTTTCGAAGTCTTCTCTCGGGTCATGATGGCaaagtctctctcctcctttagtttatcatcgTCCTCCATGAGAATGAGGACAACTTTGGCCTTCTCTCTCACATTTACACCCTGAAGACAGATAAGCTTAAATTAGACTTTGATTGATGATCTAAGCCTTAAAAACAAACCCCAAAAGTTACACGTTGTGTACGCCTGAAAGTGTCGAGCACTGTCTTCTGGAT
Proteins encoded in this window:
- the epn1b gene encoding epsin-1; translated protein: MTSSMLRRQLKNLVQNYSEAEVKVREATSNDPWGPSSTQMADLSDLTYNVVACNEIMTMLWRRLNDDKNWRHIYKSLTLLEYLLKTGDDRVLLKMKDNTYIVKALAEYRFVEKEGKDQGVNVREKAKVVLILMEDDDKLKEERDFAIMTREKTSKGSAVSSADAIKDPNYKPCYVVGAGGLPSLDNIPSVADLASAFASPQRGRSRAEAEKKGGEEEAKMSDDELQWEDAGKDNDGKGGAWGGAKAKEEEEKEEKEKSHAWGAPQEPKEAPDPWGIPTKPDATDAAASGDSWGAPTTDEDSFAAPKKGEDPFTAKDNPFNAPKDSSDPFNAPKDKEDPFAAPIVKPDPFNDPKDDSFNAQKGDPFNAQTNDPFNAPKNDPFNAPKNEPFNAPKNYPFNAPKDDPFNAPKNDPFNAPKDDPFNAQKGDPFNAPKDDSFNTPKGDPFGSPKDDPFTAPASTPPKEDSFAALVSPKDDPFPAASTPPKEDPFSAPSKPTKEDPFAAPTTPPKEDPFTAPSSPPKDDASDPFNAPPVSSPQGSADAWGAPAGSTRTDASDLWGAPSAQGETKGGDLWGDGGTFGDASKLDDDAWGAPAAAPAGTDDAWGSPAPPLDSTPSRDPFGDGASKKSDPWGAPSQGTGKQTAQEAYAKTASFLGSAGASLVDLDDLFSSKPKRRPSPAAALVAQTRAIGKDGEEVASSLWVTNAFFFFSQRLRGGIFVCVVVRSSRMDG